Part of the Candidatus Methylomirabilis sp. genome is shown below.
GGTGTAGGCGTGCGCGGTGGGGGCGGGGACGGTCCGCTCCAGGGCCGCCGGGCTCACGCCGAAGCGCCGCGCGGAGCGCCGATGCAGATCCATCTCGGTGTGCAAGGTCGCGTGGAGGAGGGCGGCGAACTCCCCCATGGTCTGCAGGTCCTCCGCTCGAGCCACCGCGAGGGCCAGGACCCGGCTGTACTCCACCAGGAAGACGTAATCCTGGCAGAGGTAGAACCGGAAGCGCCGCCTCGTGAGACGGCCGCTCCCGATCCCCCGGACGAAGGGATGCGCGGCGATCTTCCGCCAGATGGGATCCGCCTTCCGCCGCAGCTCCGCCGTGAAGGCCATCCGTCCGTCCTCCCTCTCAGGGCCTGAGCCCGACCCCTTCGGG
Proteins encoded:
- the tenA gene encoding thiaminase II, yielding MAFTAELRRKADPIWRKIAAHPFVRGIGSGRLTRRRFRFYLCQDYVFLVEYSRVLALAVARAEDLQTMGEFAALLHATLHTEMDLHRRSARRFGVSPAALERTVPAPTAHAYTRHLLHVAASGTLAELCAALLPCQWGYWELGTVLAKGQRGGRANPYGDWIRTYSSADFGKLARWLRGLTDRLAEGAGRAERDRMRRHFMTSSRYEYGFWDMSYRMERWPL